From one Candidatus Hydrogenedentota bacterium genomic stretch:
- a CDS encoding SCP2 sterol-binding domain-containing protein: MEEQAMSDVRNFFEGLSAKVNKDRIAGMNSTFQFTITGADAQTWNIKIAGGEVAVNEGAADAVNVEIIMADADFADLIAGKLNSMAAFTSGKLKVKGDMTLSLKLGPIFGIS, translated from the coding sequence ATGGAGGAACAGGCAATGTCGGATGTGCGGAATTTCTTTGAGGGGCTTTCGGCGAAGGTGAACAAGGACCGGATCGCCGGGATGAACTCGACCTTTCAGTTCACCATCACCGGCGCGGACGCCCAGACGTGGAACATCAAGATCGCGGGCGGCGAGGTGGCGGTGAACGAGGGCGCCGCGGACGCCGTGAACGTGGAGATCATCATGGCGGACGCGGATTTCGCGGACCTCATCGCCGGGAAGCTGAACAGCATGGCGGCCTTCACGAGCGGCAAGCTCAAGGTGAAGGGCGACATGACCCTGTCGCTGAAGCTGGGCCCCATCTTCGGGATCAGCTGA
- a CDS encoding site-specific integrase, which produces MRERLTAALVKGLAPGERLVEVCDTEVPGLSVVVSPGGSKTFFFRYRERESRSMRRYKIGRADVLTVHQARARAQELRAEVAAGSDPQQERAATRAGCLEDYLDGPYTEKVAHLKSHDAIIATLRRDFAEFLNQPLSAITTWKLEKWRRARLEKKKSTASCNRPLAYLAAMMNHAQKAGLVKVNPCTGIKPLREDKSRVRFLSPEERARLFAVLEAREAQARVARINHNKWLAERGIPPRPTLDGRYSDHLLPLVLLAVNTGLRRGELFGLIWGDVDLPRRMLRVRADSAKSGKTRHVPLNAAAMDALDTWRAQHGTVAAGALIFPGRGGGRLDNINKAWKSVRDAAELDGFHFHDLRHTFASELIMRGVSLSIIRDLLGHSNFAMTQRYAHLSPEAAAAAVAKLDDIGHELAVEEAQEEAG; this is translated from the coding sequence ATGAGGGAGCGACTGACGGCTGCATTGGTCAAGGGGCTGGCTCCGGGCGAGCGGCTGGTCGAGGTCTGCGACACGGAGGTGCCGGGGCTGTCCGTGGTGGTTTCTCCTGGAGGAAGCAAGACCTTTTTCTTCCGGTACAGGGAGAGGGAATCCAGGTCCATGCGCAGGTATAAAATCGGTCGCGCCGATGTGTTGACCGTGCATCAGGCCCGCGCCCGCGCCCAGGAACTCCGCGCAGAAGTTGCCGCTGGGAGTGACCCGCAGCAGGAGCGCGCCGCCACCCGCGCCGGGTGCCTGGAGGACTACCTCGACGGACCTTATACAGAGAAGGTGGCGCACCTGAAAAGTCACGATGCAATCATTGCGACATTGCGGCGGGATTTCGCCGAATTTCTGAACCAGCCTCTTTCCGCAATCACGACGTGGAAATTGGAAAAGTGGCGCCGCGCCCGACTGGAGAAGAAGAAGTCTACCGCGTCCTGCAACAGGCCGCTGGCATACCTGGCCGCGATGATGAACCACGCGCAGAAGGCGGGGCTGGTGAAGGTGAACCCATGCACCGGAATCAAGCCCCTCCGCGAGGACAAGTCGCGTGTTCGTTTCCTGTCGCCGGAGGAGCGCGCGCGGCTCTTCGCCGTCCTGGAGGCCCGCGAGGCCCAGGCCCGTGTCGCGCGCATCAACCATAACAAGTGGCTGGCCGAGAGGGGCATCCCGCCCCGCCCGACACTGGATGGAAGATACTCCGACCACCTTCTGCCGCTGGTCCTGCTGGCCGTCAATACAGGACTTCGTCGTGGTGAACTGTTCGGCCTGATATGGGGCGACGTGGACCTCCCCCGGCGCATGCTGAGGGTGCGGGCGGATAGCGCGAAGTCTGGAAAGACGCGACACGTCCCCCTGAACGCCGCCGCGATGGACGCCCTGGACACCTGGCGCGCCCAGCATGGCACCGTGGCGGCCGGCGCGCTCATCTTTCCAGGCCGGGGTGGTGGTCGCCTGGACAATATCAACAAAGCGTGGAAGTCTGTCCGTGACGCGGCAGAACTCGACGGATTTCACTTTCACGACTTGCGGCATACTTTTGCCAGTGAGCTGATTATGCGCGGGGTATCACTTTCTATCATCCGCGACCTGCTGGGACATAGTAATTTTGCGATGACCCAACGATACGCCCACCTGTCACCGGAGGCCGCCGCCGCCGCCGTGGCGAAGCTCGACGACATAGGGCACGAGCTGGCGGTGGAGGAGGCGCAAGAGGAGGCGGGTTGA
- a CDS encoding helix-turn-helix domain-containing protein, with protein MQCRTDPAPPAPDRLMTEREAAQFLGVAPGTLRVARSTGPLPGRIWLPFIRLGRSIRYDPHTLHQWLAARVVSGEVAR; from the coding sequence ATGCAGTGTCGAACAGACCCCGCCCCCCCCGCCCCCGACCGCCTCATGACCGAACGTGAGGCCGCCCAATTCTTGGGCGTGGCCCCCGGCACCCTCAGAGTTGCCCGCAGCACTGGCCCTCTGCCGGGCCGAATCTGGCTCCCCTTCATCAGGTTGGGAAGGTCCATCCGGTATGACCCCCACACCCTCCATCAATGGCTGGCTGCCCGCGTCGTGTCCGGGGAGGTGGCGCGATGA